One genomic segment of Vulpes vulpes isolate BD-2025 chromosome 2, VulVul3, whole genome shotgun sequence includes these proteins:
- the SKIDA1 gene encoding SKI/DACH domain-containing protein 1: MGDLKSGFEEVDGVRLGYLIIKGKQMFALSQVFTDLLKNIPRTTVHKRMDHLKVKKHHCDLEELRKLKAINSIAFHAAKCTLISREDVEALYTSCKTERVLKTKRRRVGRALATKAPPPERAAAAASPRPGFWKDKHQLWRGLSGAARPLPISAQSPRPGAAAARPAAHLPQIFSKYPGSPYPEIVRSPCKPPLNYETAPLQGNYVAFHSDPAYFRSLLCSKHPAAAAAAAAAAAAAAAAAAYYQASAAGPQPKAAAGAGGPVSLTYRCKRKRGGAKDCLLAPHAGARRLLLLPRSYKAKAAAAAAAAAAAAAAGATCLERFHLVNGFCAPPHHHHHHHHHHHHHHHRAQQPQPNHHPPHHHRPHPHLGGFPESCSSDSESSSYSDHAANDSDFGSSLSSSSNSVSSEEEEEEGEEEEEEEEEEEEEEEGGSGASDSSEVSSEEEDSSTESDSSSGSSQVSVQSIRFRRTSFCKPPSVQAQANFLYHLASAAAATKPAAFEDAGRLPDLKSSVKAESPEEWNLPGWAPKASPVYCPASLGSCFAEIRNDRVSEITFPHSEISSTVKRTDLTINCLAEGASSPSPKTNNAFPQQRILREARKCLQATPTTHCADNNTIAARFLNNDSSGAAANSEKDSKIPHCAEFATDLSSSQTDSEVDAAAGAAAATRAENPCTKTGDKTLPFLHNIKIKVEDSSANEEYEPDLITNKLKCECNDTKGEFYSVIESKEEDALLTTAKEEGFACPEKETPSLNPLAQSQGLSCTLGSPKPEDGEYKFGARVRKNYRTLVLGKRPVLQTPPVKPNLKSARSPRPTGKTETHEGTLDDFTVINRRKKVASNVASAVKRPFNFMANFPCPPSLIIGKDGDLWPAYSLNTTKDSQPPHKAHPIWKWQLGGSAIPLPPSHKFRKFNS; encoded by the coding sequence ATGGGAGACCTGAAGTCAGGTTTTGAAGAGGTGGATGGCGTGAGGCTCGGCTACCTCATCATTAAAGGAAAGCAAATGTTTGCCCTCTCCCAAGTCTTCACGGATCTGCTGAAAAACATCCCGAGGACGACCGTGCACAAGCGCATGGATCATTTGAAAGTGAAAAAGCACCACTGCGATCTGGAGGAGTTGCGGAAACTCAAGGCAATCAACAGCATCGCCTTCCACGCCGCCAAATGCACGCTCATCTCTCGGGAAGACGTGGAAGCGCTGTACACCTCCTGCAAAACCGAGCGCGTCCTCAAGACCAAGCGCAGGAGAGTCGGCCGGGCCCTGGCCACAAAGGCGCCGCCGCCAgagcgcgccgccgccgccgccagccccCGCCCGGGTTTTTGGAAGGACAAGCACCAACTTTGGCGGGGCCTGAGCGGAGCCGCGCGGCCCCTGCCAATCAGCGCGCAGTCCCCGCgcccgggcgccgccgccgcaCGCCCCGCCGCCCATCTACCTCAGATTTTTAGCAAATACCCGGGCTCGCCCTACCCGGAGATCGTGCGCTCGCCTTGCAAACCCCCTCTAAACTATGAAACTGCCCCGCTCCAGGGGAACTACGTTGCTTTCCACTCGGACCCCGCTTACTTTCGGAGCCTGCTGTGCAGCAAGCatccggccgccgccgccgccgccgccgctgccgccgccgccgccgccgccgccgccgcctacTACCAGGCGTCGGCGGCCGGGCCCCAGCCCaaggcggcggcgggcgcgggcggcccgGTGAGCCTGACCTACCGGTGCAAGCGCAAGCGCGGGGGCGCCAAGGACTGCCTGCTCGCGCCCCACGCCGGCGCCCgccgcctgctgctgctgcccaggtCCTACAAAGccaaggcggcggcggcggcggcggcagcggcggcggcggcggcggccggggccaCTTGCCTGGAGAGGTTTCATCTGGTCAACGGCTTCTGCGcgcctccccaccaccaccaccaccaccaccaccaccaccaccaccatcaccaccggGCCCAGCAGCCGCAGCCGAACCACCACCCCCCACATCACCACCGGCCTCATCCCCATCTCGGCGGCTTTCCCGAGAGTTGTAGCAGCGACTCGGAGTCCAGCTCCTACTCGGACCATGCAGCCAACGACTCGGATTTTGGCTCCAGTCTGTCCAGCTCCAGCAACTCTGTGTCCtcggaggaagaggaggaggagggagaagaggaggaggaggaagaggaggaggaggaggaggaggaggaggggggcagtggGGCCTCGGATTCCAGCGAAGTCAGCTCGGAGGAGGAGGACTCATCCACGGAGTCGGACTCCAGCTCCGGCTCCAGCCAAGTGTCAGTGCAGAGCATCCGTTTCAGACGCACCAGCTTCTGCAAGCCTCCCAGTGTGCAGGCTCAGGCCAACTTCTTGTACCATCTGGCCTCCGCCGCCGCTGCAACCAAACCCGCTGCTTTCGAGGATGCCGGCAGACTTCCCGACCTCAAGAGTAGTGTCAAAGCGGAGTCGCCGGAGGAGTGGAATCTGCCGGGCTGGGCCCCCAAAGCGTCTCCGGTGTACTGCCCGGCCAGCCTGGGGAGTTGTTTCGCGGAGATAAGGAACGATAGGGTATCTGAGATTACATTCCCACACTCTGAAATTTCCAGTACTGTAAAGAGAACTGACCTGACAATTAACTGCCTGGCGGAGGGGGCCTCTTCACCTAGCCCAAAGACAAACAATGCATTTCCACAACAAAGAATACTCCGAGAGGCTAGGAAATGCCTACAAGCAACTCCTACTACACACTGTGCAGATAACAACACAATAGCCGCTAGGTTCTTAAATAATGATTCTTCAGGAGCAGCAGCAAATTCTGAAAAAGATTCCAAAATCCCTCATTGTGCTGAATTTGCTACGGATTTGTCCTCTTCACAAACTGACTCCGAGGTGGatgcagcagcaggagcagcagcagccaccaGAGCTGAGAATCCCTGCACTAAGACAGGAGACAAAACCTTGCCATTTCTGCACAATATTAAAATCAAAGTAGAAGACAGTAGTGCTAATGAAGAATATGAACCTGACCTTATCACAAATAAGCTTAAGTGCGAGTGCAATGATACAAAGGGTGAGTTTTACAGTGTGATTGAAAGTAAAGAGGAGGACGCCTTGTTAACTACAGCCAAGGAAGAAGGTTTTGCATGCCCTGAAAAAGAAACTCCTTCCTTAAATCCACTGGCTCAGAGTCAGGGCCTTTCATGCACTTTAGGTTCTCCAAAACCTGAGGATGGGGAATATAAATTTGGTGCCAGGGTGAGAAAGAATTACCGGACACTAGTACTGGGAAAGCGACCTGTACTTCAGACACCTCCAGTCAAACCAAATTTGAAATCAGCTAGAAGTCCTCGTCCTACAGGTAAAACTGAGACACATGAAGGAACACTGGATGATTTTACAGTTATAAACAGACGCAAAAAGGTAGCCAGCAATGTAGCATCAGCAGTGAAAAGGCCATTTAATTTCATGGCAAATTTTCCTTGTCCACCATCACTCATTATTGGGAAGGATGGGGATTTGTGGCCGGCGTATTCCTTAAACACCACTAAGGATTCCCAACCTCCTCACAAGGCCCATCCTATATGGAAATGGCAGCTGGGCGGTTCTGCAATACCTCTTCCACCTAGTCacaaattcaggaaatttaattcataa